The DNA region TCTAAACGCATCAAAGCCTTTTTAAGAAAATACAAACCCAAACAGCATTGGCATATTGATTCTTTGCGTGCTTATGATACTTTTGGGGTTTTGACGAAACATTTTGAAGTAAATCCGGGTACTTTTTTCGAAACATTTTTGCCTTTAACAACTGCTGTTAAAAGCGAGTATTTTGCTAAAATGGAAAAGATAAAGGCGCTTCGAGAAGAAAAACAAGAAGTCTTTTTGTCAAAAGTTTCGTATTCTGATTTTTTAGTTTTTGATAGCATAATAAAGTCTTTGCCTCAAAACAGCCAATTGCAAATCAGTAATAGTTCTGCTATTCGATATGCCCAATTAATGAAAATAGATCCTTCAATTGAGGTTTTTTGTAACCGAGGAACTAGTGGAATTGACGGAAGTACTTCGACTGCTATTGGAGCAGCCGTAGCTTCAAATAAACCAGTTGTTTTTGTTACTGGTGATGTGAGTTTTCTGTATGACAGCAATGCGCTATGGAATGCTTATATACCCAAAAATTTCAAAATTATTCTTGTAAATAATGGTGGAGGAGGTATTTTTAGAATTTTACCAGGACATCAAGAAAATGCTGTTTTTAATACTTATTTTGAGACATCGCATCAATTAACAGCAGAACATTTGGCTAAAATGTATGGTTTAGTTTATATAACTGCTTCTGAAAAAGAAAGTTTAGTTAATAGTTTGAACCAATTATATTCACTGAATACTCAGCCAGCAATACTAGAAATTTTTACTCCAACAGCTGAAAACGATGTTGTTTTAAAGCAGTTTTTTAGGGAGTTGGTTTAAATGTATAACTCAATTACTGACTTCGTTTTGTTTTAAATAATTCATTATAAGATAAATAGATAAACTCTTCTGTGGTTACTACAGAAGAGTTTTTTTGTTTTTTTAATACAGGACAGTACAGGTTAGTTAATTGGTTTGAAGTGTTTATTTTAGTAAACTTTAACTTATCTATTTATTACCAAGTGTACATTTGTTTGTAAGCTAGTTTGTAATAAATATAAATTGAGGTCTTATCATTTAATATAATTTTTTTTCACATGGTTAAAGCGTTATTGGGTAGTTTAAATTGTGGTTTAGTTTGTTTCTTCTTTTTAATTTCATTAGGTTTTTTACAAGCTCAGGAACAAAAAACAAACCCAGAAATCGAAAAAATATATCTACATACCGATAGAACCCGATATTTTATTGGCGAAGACCTTTGGTACAAAGCTTATGAGGTTCGGGCTATTAAAAATATATTGTATGATAACAGTAATCTTTTGTATGTAGAGTTAGTTTCATCTGATTCTAAAATAATAGCGCGAAATAAAACGAATATCGAAATGGGTTTGGGTTATGGCGATTTTAAATTAGCCGATTCGCTAGGGGTAAAACCAGGGGTTTATCAGATACGCGCTTATACCAATTGGGATCGAAATTTTGGAGAAGACTTTGTTTTCAAAAAAAATATTGAAATCATAGATGCTTTTGAACTTAATTCTAAAGTAAAGAAAACACAGAGTTTTACTGTTGAGTCAAAAAGTATCGTAAATGTTCCAAAGAGTACCAAGCAATTGGGTGGTATTGTAGATTTTTTCCCCGAGGAGGTTCCCTTCTTGAAAATGTAGCTAGTATTGTGGGATTTAAAGCAGTTGATGGTAGTGGAGTACCAATAGACATTTCAGGAGAAATTTATGATTCCGATAACGAATTGATTACAGCATTTCAGAGTTCATATGATGGGATGGGAAAATTTCAAATATTACTTACTGAAGGAAAAAGTTATTATGCTAAGATTAAAACAGCAACTGGTGCTGAATTGAAACAAAATTTGCCTCAAACTATTAAAACAGGGTATATCCTAGGGTATAGACTTTTTAAAGGAAGAAATATCGTTACGATTAATACTAATGATGCCACCTTAATTCAAAATCCTAATGCGCAATTAACAGTGGTTTGTAAAGCAAAAGGAATTCCATATTTAGAAACTACGCAAACACTTACATCAACAACTTTATCTTTTGAATTAGGTAAAGACAAGATGCCGGAAGGGATAAGCCAAATCACATTAATAGATGCTAATCATAAACCGCATAGTGAGCGATTAGTGTTTTTTGAAAAAGATAAAGATTTAGTGGTGCAACTAGCTACAGATAAAGCGAGTTATCAACCAAGTGAAAAAGCGACTATTACTGTTGGTTCAAAATCTAAAGAAGGTCAAGTAAAATCGGCTAGTTATTGCATGAGTGTTACCGATTTGAATGGAATGGAAGATAACGAGTTTGAATCGAATATTTGTTCTTATTTTTTGATGGAATCTGATATTAGAGGGAAAGAGTATCATCCCGCTTATTATTTTGATTCAAATAACCCAAAACGTTTAGACCATTTAGATAATTTACTTTTAACACAAGGCTGGCGAGATTTTCTTTGGAAAACAGTTCCTCAAATTAAAGAATCAAACAGTTTTAAAGTTGATAAGGGAATTACAATTTCAGGGAGAGTCAAACAAGTTTTTGCCGACAAACCTCTTGAGAACAGTTTTGTTTCATTGTCTTTATTGAATAAAAAACGAAGAAACTTTTTTAGTGTGAAACCTGATGCTGCCACAGGAAATTTTAAATTTGAGAATATAATGTTTTCTGGAAAAACCAATATGTTTTTAAGTTCAATAAATGAAAAAGGAAAATTCAGAGGCGAAATTCTTTAAGATTCCATCGAAAAAGAGCCTATACCGGTTACTTTTAGAGAGAATTTTAGCAATTGGTCTAAAATGACATTACAAGAGGCGCAGAATGTCTTTAGAAAAAATGTAGCTTTTGGAGTAAAACCTGAAAACATTTTGGATGAAGTAGCTATAGTTTCTAAAAAAGAAAACCACTTCAAGATCGTTTTTTGGATTACCTGAAAATAGTTACATAGCAGATGCAGATGCAAAAACTTTTACTAATATTTATGAATTAATTGCTCAAAAAATTCCAGGAGTAATGTTTAATGGTGATTCAGTGACTTTTATTCGTAATAATGCTTCACCTTTTTATGTATTGAATGGTTTTGAAGTAACCAAACAGGAAATTGACGTTATTCAGCCTATTGATATTGAGAGAATTGATGTAATTAGAGGATTGCAAGCAACAATGTTTTTTGGTGAAGCGGCTGAAAGTGGATTTATAGCCATTTATACCAATCCAAATGCGCCAAAAAGGATTAAAGAAAAAACATATGCTATTCAAAAAGAAATCGATGGTTATTATGTTTCAAGAGTTTTTTATTTACCTACACCAGAACAGGTAAAGTTAGATTTAGATAATAAATTGGCAGTAAGAAACACATTGTATTGGAATCCTTATGTACATCCTGATAAAACAGGTGTTGCAAATGTGAGTTATTTTAATACACAAAAGTTGAAACTAAAGTAAAAGTAGCTTTAGAAGGGATTACTGCAACTGGAATCCCAGTGGTTAAAACAGCATATTATACAATAGTTAAGTAATTTTAGTTAGTTTACAGCTAAGAAAAATTAGCTTTTATTTTTTTATCTATTCTAACTCCTAAGTAAAAATAGAAAGATTTTACTTAGGAGTTTTTTTATTGCTAGACAGTACAGGATGATTGAATGTTTTTTCTAAGTTATTTTTAGATCTTCTAATATTCAACAAAATGATAATAACGAATAGTTCGGTTCGATTTAGTTTTCAGCTATTGCTAGTTACAACGGTTTTTTATTTGTAAAAACAAAAGTTGTTGCACAATTTCAAAATATAAAAAATGATATTTTTTGGGATACAAAAGAGGGATTGCCAATTTATAGCCAGGGAGGTGGATTTTTAAGTTTCTTTGCTAATGGAAATGCTAATTCATTTTGTTTAGTGGATGATGTGACTTTGGTGAAATAATAAACACAGATTAACACGGATTTTTTTGAAAATACACTTTGTCTTCTTTGCGAAAAACTTTGTGTCTTTTGTGGTTAAATTATTTCTTAACATCGTACCTTTGCCACTTATAAAATGGAATACAATGCTTAAAATAGGAAAATACAATAACTTAACTATATTGCGTGATACTAAAGTTGGTTTGTTTTTGGGCAAC from Flavobacterium nitratireducens includes:
- a CDS encoding Plug domain-containing protein; this encodes MADADAKTFTNIYELIAQKIPGVMFNGDSVTFIRNNASPFYVLNGFEVTKQEIDVIQPIDIERIDVIRGLQATMFFGEAAESGFIAIYTNPNAPKRIKEKTYAIQKEIDGYYVSRVFYLPTPEQVKLDLDNKLAVRNTLYWNPYVHPDKTGVANVSYFNTQKLKLK